In the genome of Erinaceus europaeus chromosome 8, mEriEur2.1, whole genome shotgun sequence, one region contains:
- the TAS2R3 gene encoding taste receptor type 2 member 3 produces the protein MAGFLESLFLALTVIFFILGMLGNGFIGLVNGSRWVKSKRISLSDFIITALTLSRVILLWILLADSTLIVFFYRVHNDGMGMKIIDISWTFINHLSIWLVTSLSVLYCLKIASFSHPMFLWLKWRVSRVVVWMLLGALLLSCGSTMSLVREFEFYSLFYGFNGTEDPAEHLRKKTDYEVTHTLGILWDLFPFIVSLASNTLLILSLRRHTRQMQQNGSCSRDTTTEAHQRAIRIILSYLLLFLFYYLAFLITYCSRFLPETKMIKMFGEAVTLLYPAGHSFILIMGNKKLKQMFVQILRCQPGHLKPGPKGTVDSLK, from the coding sequence ATGGCAGGATTCCTGGAATCCTTATTTCTGGCTCTGACCGTCATTTTCTTCATCCTGGGAATGCTGGGAAATGGTTTCATCGGGTTGGTCAATGGCAGCCGCTGGGTAAAGAGCAAGAGGATCTCTTTGTCTGACTTCATTATCACGGCCCTAACTCTCTCTAGGGTCATCCTGCTGTGGATTCTCTTGGCCGATAGCACTTTAATAGTGTTCTTTTACAGAGTACACAATGATGGTATGGGAATGAAAATTATCGACATTTCCTGGACCTTTATAAACCACCTGAGCATTTGGCTGGTTACCAGTCTCAGTGTCCTTTACTGCTTGAAAATTGCCAGTTTCTCGCATCCCATGTTCCTCTGGCTCAAGTGGAGGGTGTCCCGGGTGGTGGTGTGGATGCTGCTGGGTGCGCTGCTCCTGTCCTGTGGCAGCACCATGTCTCTGGTCCGTGAATTTGAGTTCTACTCTCTATTCTATGGATTCAACGGTACTGAGGATCCAGCGGAACACCTTAGAAAGAAGACTGACTATGAAGTGACCCATACGCTGGGGATCCTATGGGATCTCTTTCCCTTCATCGTGTCTCTGGCCTCTAACACTCTGCTCATCCTCTCCCTGAGAAGACACACACGCCAGATGCAGCAGAATGGAAGCTGCTCCAGAGACACAACGACCGAGGCCCACCAGAGGGCCATCAGAATCATCCTCTcctatctccttctcttcctgtttTACTATCTAGCCTTTCTAATTACCTACTGCAGCCGTTTCCTACCAGAAACGAAGATGATCAAGATGTTTGGAGAAGCAGTCACATTGCTTTATCCCGCTGGCCACTCATTCATTCTCATTATGGGAAACAAGAAACTGAAGCAGATGTTTGTACAGATACTCAGGTGTCAGCCTGGTCATCTGAAACCTGGACCCAAGGGCACCGTGGACTCCCTGAAGTGA